The proteins below come from a single Gimesia alba genomic window:
- a CDS encoding DUF3592 domain-containing protein: MYRPRNFYLGILISPIVILVGLYFFTFHFLADLQSFYKFKDSAPTPVSRVLHVELVVEEGGEDSTEKVVVKYEYKYKGKIYTGDRASIYRGGDNFGSFQRDLYQKVKLFQQNKGGQLACYVNPQNPAESVLDNSFRLSRFLVVLVFSLVPLGMGLYIFIGVLMNKARYFESK; this comes from the coding sequence ATGTATCGTCCTCGAAACTTCTATCTGGGAATATTGATTAGTCCGATTGTAATTCTTGTAGGACTCTATTTTTTCACGTTTCATTTTCTGGCCGATCTCCAAAGTTTTTACAAATTCAAGGACTCGGCACCCACGCCCGTGAGCCGAGTTTTGCATGTTGAACTTGTCGTGGAGGAAGGTGGAGAAGATTCGACAGAAAAGGTTGTTGTGAAATACGAGTACAAATACAAAGGAAAAATCTATACTGGCGATCGTGCTTCCATTTATCGCGGCGGTGACAATTTTGGTTCTTTTCAGCGCGATCTGTATCAGAAAGTCAAATTGTTTCAACAAAACAAAGGTGGCCAACTAGCCTGTTATGTGAATCCGCAGAATCCTGCTGAGTCAGTGCTTGATAATTCGTTTCGCCTCAGTCGCTTTCTGGTGGTTCTGGTGTTCTCCTTAGTACCATTGGGAATGGGATTGTATATTTTTATCGGCGTCTTGATGAATAAGGCACGCTATTTTGAGTCGAAATGA
- a CDS encoding SGNH/GDSL hydrolase family protein, protein MNPIVYHIASGQAFFTGVALVILAALLSLREQRMPRRLMVLSFLLGVIAVAVSSTPLPWWLYGMAGLLTLVWLVLLFRRRGHRSAAFLLIAVWLVALLLEVPYHLTPGVKPVASRSLTVIGDSVTAGLGDKESETWPRILERLHGVSVQDLSHVGDTVAAARKQVAATEIDSPLVLLEIGGNDILGSTTTAQFEANLDGLLSELTSPGRQLVMLELPLPPFYHEFGRIQRELARKHGVKLVPKRVFLSIIAGGDATLDSIHLSQAGHQNMAEFVWQILGPAYSSE, encoded by the coding sequence TTGAATCCGATTGTCTATCACATTGCCTCGGGGCAGGCTTTCTTTACGGGAGTTGCGTTAGTCATTCTCGCGGCCCTGTTGTCGCTGCGTGAGCAACGCATGCCGCGGCGGTTGATGGTGCTCTCATTTCTGCTGGGAGTGATCGCGGTTGCGGTCTCTTCGACTCCCCTGCCTTGGTGGTTGTATGGCATGGCGGGGCTGTTAACACTGGTCTGGCTGGTGCTGCTGTTTCGAAGACGAGGACATCGGAGCGCCGCGTTTCTACTGATTGCTGTCTGGCTGGTGGCGCTATTGCTGGAGGTTCCTTATCATCTGACGCCGGGAGTGAAGCCGGTCGCATCGCGCAGTCTGACGGTGATTGGGGATTCGGTGACCGCCGGTCTAGGAGACAAAGAGAGCGAAACGTGGCCACGAATTCTGGAGCGGCTACACGGCGTTTCTGTTCAGGACCTTTCGCATGTTGGGGACACGGTTGCCGCGGCCCGGAAGCAAGTGGCGGCGACGGAGATTGATTCCCCGCTGGTGCTACTGGAAATTGGCGGGAATGACATACTGGGTTCGACGACGACGGCGCAGTTTGAAGCGAATCTGGATGGACTGTTATCCGAACTGACATCGCCGGGCCGTCAGCTGGTGATGTTGGAACTGCCGCTGCCACCGTTTTATCATGAGTTTGGGCGCATTCAGCGTGAACTGGCGCGGAAACATGGCGTCAAACTGGTTCCGAAGCGGGTGTTTCTGTCAATCATCGCGGGTGGAGATGCGACGCTGGATAGTATTCATCTTTCACAGGCCGGCCATCAGAATATGGCGGAATTCGTCTGGCAAATTCTTGGCCCCGCTTATTCGTCTGAGTGA
- a CDS encoding zinc-dependent alcohol dehydrogenase family protein: MLTRAAVLYEMEKPTPYAESKPLVVEEVNLADPGPGEVLVEMAGAGLCHSDLSTIDGSRPRVMPMVMGHEASGIVREVGAGVHDLKPDDHVVFSFVPLCGHCLPCATGRPALCEPGAQANIAGTLLSGRRPFSSLSGQEINHHLGVAAFSEHTVVAQESLIKIDSQLPLSTAALFGCAVMTGVGAVVNTAKVEPGSSVAVFGLGGVGLSTIMGARAAGAETIFAVDLLPDKLEHAVQAGATHLINAGEEDPVTMIKDITNGVDYAFESVGNELVLQQAYAATKRGGTTITIGLPHPIKMFSIPAVSLVAEERTIKGSYMGSAVPRRDLPRFIAMYEAGLLPVDQLLSRTIQLDEINAAFDALATGAAVRQVVTFGK, encoded by the coding sequence ATGCTCACCAGAGCCGCTGTTCTCTATGAGATGGAAAAACCGACTCCCTATGCCGAGTCAAAACCGCTGGTTGTCGAAGAAGTCAACCTCGCCGATCCCGGGCCAGGGGAAGTCCTTGTTGAAATGGCGGGCGCTGGCTTGTGTCACTCCGACCTCTCGACCATCGACGGCTCCCGTCCCCGCGTGATGCCGATGGTCATGGGCCACGAAGCCAGCGGCATTGTCCGCGAAGTCGGCGCCGGGGTACACGATTTAAAACCCGACGACCACGTCGTCTTCTCGTTCGTTCCCCTCTGTGGTCACTGTCTGCCCTGCGCCACCGGTCGTCCGGCGTTATGTGAACCCGGCGCCCAGGCCAACATCGCCGGCACGTTGCTCTCCGGCCGTCGTCCCTTCAGCAGTCTGTCCGGTCAGGAAATCAACCACCACCTCGGCGTCGCCGCCTTTTCAGAACACACGGTCGTTGCCCAGGAATCGCTGATCAAGATCGATTCGCAACTCCCTCTCAGCACCGCGGCCCTGTTTGGCTGCGCCGTCATGACCGGCGTCGGGGCCGTCGTCAATACCGCGAAAGTGGAACCCGGCTCCAGCGTCGCCGTCTTCGGTCTGGGTGGTGTCGGCTTAAGTACCATTATGGGTGCCCGCGCTGCCGGCGCCGAAACGATCTTCGCCGTCGATCTCCTGCCCGATAAACTCGAACACGCTGTGCAGGCAGGAGCAACACATCTGATTAACGCCGGTGAAGAAGACCCGGTGACCATGATCAAAGACATCACCAACGGCGTGGATTATGCCTTCGAAAGTGTAGGCAACGAACTGGTCCTGCAACAGGCGTACGCGGCCACCAAACGGGGCGGCACCACCATCACCATCGGCCTGCCGCATCCAATCAAAATGTTCTCGATCCCCGCCGTCAGTCTCGTCGCCGAAGAACGCACCATCAAAGGCTCCTACATGGGCTCAGCCGTTCCCCGCCGTGACCTGCCTCGATTCATCGCCATGTACGAAGCCGGTCTGCTCCCCGTCGATCAACTGCTCTCACGCACGATCCAACTCGACGAAATCAACGCCGCCTTTGACGCCCTCGCCACCGGCGCCGCCGTCCGGCAGGTCGTCACGTTTGGGAAATGA